In the Flavisolibacter tropicus genome, one interval contains:
- a CDS encoding tetratricopeptide repeat protein: MIKIGRPIHLVLFTLITLTGFSCSEKKQSLLQADINELNLKRGALISCGPKDKQFGTVQFDISCSRKVKDEFNLALSLLHSFEYDEAEKAFTKIVDVQPECAMSYWGIAMSNFHPLWTPPSVAELKKGAKAIDIAQALTEKTERETDYINAIASFYDHWENIDHRTRCQSFERAMEKLQAKYPNDKEASIFYALALDAAADPADKTYKKQKKAGSILSSIYPNEPNHPGIIHYLIHTYDYPELAYLALPAARKYASVAPSSAHALHMPSHIFTRLGLWDECIASNQASIAAAQCYAKSAGMNGHWDEELHGLDYLEYAYLQKKENDLAKRQWDYLNTITKVFPDNFKVAYAFAAVPSRYVLENKLWIEAATLKIHPVDFPWQDYPWQKAILHFTRLLGNVHLGKLDSANTELKSLYQLHSDLLAQKDAYKANQVQIQITIAEAWIKLQEANIKEAIRLMSLAANMEDSTEKHPVTPGEVLPARELLGDMWLQLNKPQKALEAYEADLQKHPNRYNGLYGAYLSATKTGDQQKANYYYQQLAQVADLTKPVRLEQTTMRY; this comes from the coding sequence GAAAAGAGGTGCTTTAATTTCCTGTGGACCTAAAGACAAGCAATTTGGAACCGTTCAATTTGATATCTCCTGCAGTAGGAAAGTAAAAGATGAATTTAATCTTGCTCTATCGCTTTTGCATTCATTTGAATACGATGAAGCTGAAAAAGCGTTTACTAAAATAGTTGACGTGCAACCTGAATGCGCTATGTCGTACTGGGGTATAGCCATGTCTAACTTTCATCCTTTATGGACACCACCGTCTGTGGCTGAGCTTAAGAAAGGCGCTAAAGCTATTGACATAGCGCAGGCCCTAACAGAAAAAACAGAAAGAGAAACAGATTATATCAATGCTATTGCTTCATTCTACGATCATTGGGAAAATATAGATCACCGCACCCGATGCCAAAGTTTTGAGAGGGCAATGGAAAAATTACAGGCCAAATACCCTAATGACAAAGAAGCTTCAATTTTCTATGCACTGGCATTAGACGCAGCAGCAGACCCAGCCGATAAGACGTATAAAAAACAAAAGAAGGCTGGCTCCATTTTAAGCAGCATCTATCCGAACGAGCCTAATCACCCTGGAATCATTCATTATTTGATACATACTTATGACTATCCGGAATTAGCCTATTTGGCTCTGCCAGCCGCCAGAAAGTATGCCAGTGTAGCACCGTCTTCAGCACATGCCCTGCATATGCCTTCACACATCTTTACCCGATTAGGACTTTGGGATGAATGCATCGCATCGAATCAAGCCTCAATAGCCGCCGCCCAATGCTATGCAAAATCAGCTGGGATGAATGGACACTGGGATGAAGAATTACATGGTCTGGATTATCTTGAATATGCATATCTGCAAAAGAAAGAGAACGACCTTGCAAAAAGACAATGGGACTATCTGAATACTATTACCAAAGTCTTTCCTGACAACTTCAAAGTAGCCTATGCTTTTGCTGCTGTCCCATCGCGTTATGTACTTGAAAACAAATTATGGATAGAGGCGGCAACACTGAAAATACATCCGGTTGATTTCCCTTGGCAAGATTATCCCTGGCAGAAAGCTATTCTCCATTTTACACGATTACTAGGAAATGTTCATTTAGGAAAGCTTGACTCCGCCAATACTGAATTAAAATCGCTTTATCAACTTCACAGTGACCTGTTAGCGCAAAAAGATGCCTATAAAGCCAATCAAGTACAAATACAAATAACCATTGCTGAAGCCTGGATAAAACTACAGGAAGCAAATATCAAAGAAGCTATACGACTAATGAGTCTTGCAGCCAATATGGAAGACAGCACTGAAAAGCACCCGGTTACTCCTGGCGAAGTACTTCCAGCCAGAGAATTATTAGGAGACATGTGGCTACAACTTAACAAACCACAAAAAGCATTGGAAGCCTATGAAGCCGACTTACAGAAACACCCTAATCGGTATAATGGGCTGTATGGCGCGTATTTGTCAGCCACAAAAACAGGGGATCAGCAGAAGGCTAACTACTATTACCAACAATTAGCTCAAGTGGCAGACCTTACCAAACCTGTCAGACTAGAACAAACCACAATGAGATATTAA